GCCTTTTTTAGAATTCAGAACTCATAAACTCAAAATGAGCTGAGATAGAATTCTAAACTCGAAGCCATAAAATTCAGATCTTGGACTGCTTTCGCCCATATCCGTTGCCTGAAGCCTGATTTGATTGGCTTCTGAATCAGCAAAATAAGCTCGCAACTGAGATAGAAAGAGATCAGTTCTACTTCGCAGCGTCAATATCGGCCACTGGTATAGAGATCCCTAGACTTCGCGGCCGGTTTGAATCTGATCATAGTAGTATTTTTCAAGCTTAATATTCTTCAGtactaccatatatatatatatatatatagataaagGGTGCAAAAAAGGTTCAGAAAATGTCCTAAAAGCTCAAAAAGGGTTCAACATGGATTTAGGTCTACACGTCTTGTTTTATTCTCAATGTCtaacattttcttctttttctatttctgCAATACCTGTCTTTGAAAAGGAAAGGAGACGACCAAGTAACATTTTCTGTTTCTATTTACACGCCAAAACAGAACCGTTCCATATGATGTAAAATTATTCTTGTACAATGACATGACATGTTCAGTGCCACATGATTATAacatttcttctttattcttctgGGCaggaaaaaagtatttttgaataGAAGTAGAAGCACTGTTTTAGTAGAAAAAGTAATTTCTCtgcttttgagaaaaatacacttagaagcagtttttaaaagtttaatcaaacactaattgctgctcaaatGTGTTTTTCAAATTGATTAGCTAAACACAAATTGCttttcaccaaaagtacttttttgaaaaTCACTTTTTAAAATAAGTGTCATTATTTCCGGCAAGACTGAATCTAGTTTTATAGTGTTGTATTCTTAGATATCTGTTGTTGCACATATCTTTATTTGTTCCCATGTCTACTTACCTGGTTGTTGCTACTGTCCGTTTATTACTTCATTTTTACTTCGAGAGTCtctcggaaatagcctctctaccttcattaggtaggggtaagggtTGTGTACACTTCAACCTCCTCACTTGTGGGATTTCGGTGagctttttgttgttgtttgttttcaaaataagctaattttaaAAGCCTGACCAAACATGCTACATGTTTGTTTATTGTTTATTACACATTTACTTCTATTATAAGCACAGAGCTACCTtgttctcttcttctcttttgaagCATTTATCTACAAGCATTAATTCAAGATCAATTCAAAAATAAGAATCAAATGCTTACATTTTACAAGAAATTTTTCAAGAAACCTATGCACTCTCAGTTTCCTCACCTTGGTTTTGAAGATTCATTAATCCTTTTGTCAACCAAATTGCAGTTTCTCTAGAAGAAACAGCTTCTTCTCCAAATGGTTTTAGCACACCAGCTAATTCCTCTATCTTATCATGCTTAAGTAACTCTGCACAAAATTCAAGTAATGACTCTAGTGCTTCTGCCCTTTCATTGCTCATACTAATTCCAACATTGTTCTTCCCTTGTAACAAATTCAGTGTAGCCATTACTGAAGTCTCACTCGCTACACGTTTATGACCATCGTGTTTTTCTGCATCCCGATTAGTACTTAGATGATCAATGGCTTTTGCTGCAACTtcattatatggttttggtattCCTGGTTTCTTCAATGTGCATTTATTTTGCTCTTCTGGTTGAGATTTTGCATCTTTCTTGCCCTCGATAGGCCTATGATCAGTCGGTTTATGCTTTTCTTGATCTGTTCCTGCATTTCCCTCAGTTGTGTTATAAACCTCAGCTACGAATTCTTTCGTATCACCTTCATGTTGATCAGTCAAAGTACTTCTTGTGGAGCTTCTTGAATTAGTACTTCCACTTTTTTTGACGGATATGCTTTGGCGTCTTTCATTCTCCGGATTTTCTACTTTCTTGCTCTGAAGGTTAATTTTCTTGATTTTACACGTGTTAGGCGCTTCGCCTTTGAGTTCATGAAGTTCTTCAACTGCAACAATCTTGTCTTGTTTTTTGGCTTGTCTAATTTCCTTCGGAAGCCTTTGATCTTTTCTTAATGTAGGCTTGGAAATTGACTCATTAGTATGTTTTGCTTCTTTGTCAGAAACTACTGATACAAATGCTGGTGGCAAGTTCCGGCATTTAGCAAGGTATGGTTGTAAATGTGGATGCCTCAACAACTCTGCAGCCTGAATTTATTCGacataaaaagaattaaaaatcagtTATATATGTATATGCAACGTTATTCTGGGATACAACAAAATGCGAATGTGTTAAACTGACCGTAGGTCTGTGCTCGGGGCTTTTTCTTAGCATACTTTTGATCAATCGTTTCCTGGAACGAACAAATCAGTACAAGAAGCTGATGAATTAGTCTAAAACTTAACGTATCGTGAAAATGAGAAATCTATCGGTGTATTGCCTTACAATGTGGAGGAATACATGGTTGGAAGTGGAGAGACTGTTGATCTGTTTATTTTGTTGATCAGTCCAGTCATATCCTGTTTGgttaacttcaaattaaatcctgTTCTTTCAATGAGTAGAAGGGAAATTGCAGAAGATATATAGGTTCTTATGTAACTTACTGGAGCTCGAAATGCAGGCATATGTGCAGCAATTTCAAACATACAACAACCTGGACAAGCAATTCAGggtaaaaaaagaagttaaaatagTATAATGCTATGTTGCTCGAACACTCTAAAAAATGATATCGTACCTGTGTCGGATCCCACTTTTAGAGGATCTGACACACACCCAACGGTATTTTTGAAGAGCCTGAGCAACATAGGTATAATGTGATGATTATTTACCTAGAGACCATATGTCTGATTTGTATCCATAGGGTATATCTGCTAGAAGCTCAGGGCACATATATGTTGGAGTTCCCACAATCTATAGAAAAATTCAAGAATCATAATAAGATTAGTACCACTCAAGGTGCTCCAGTTCTCAATTAGCTATATTAGATGAAATTTAAGTTTTCTTGCATCCCTCTATTTATCTGGTTCATCCGTTATGTTGGTCGCTCATCATAAGGGGAGTTTTGGAGCAACAATAATATTTCCTTTGTGTGACTTATACGTCACGCGTTCGAACTCTAAAATCAGCCACTGATATCTGCATTAAGATAGGATGTCTATGTCACACCTTTTGGGGTGAGGATCTTTCCCCGACCCTATAGAATGCTTCGTGCACCGGGCTGCCTTATTTTTTGAAGATGCACTAGCTGTAGAAAGGCTAAAATGTGGTACATTTTAAAATGCCAATACATCAATAAGAACTATATGAATTCCCATCGACCAAGTCTGGAGTGACTATATGAATTCACACTGATCATATAACTCCGTTTTAGTTTATGTCATGTCAGtattatacaaaataaaaataaaatatacagAAACTTTCTATATCTTATGGTGGTATATAAAGACCAACAGATGATAAAAGTTATACTAATTTGGAAACAATGGAGCCACAGAACAAAATAACATTATTACTAGAGAACGAGAGGTTACGGCTTCGAGCCGCCTCTTATAGAAATACAAGGTAAGGTTGCGTATAATAGACCATTGTGGTCCGGCCTTTCCccgaaccccgcgcatagcggggcTTAGCGCACCGGGCTGCCCTACTAGAaaaagagaggggggggggggaggttcaTTACCGACGAGGCAAGATCATCTTTATTCAGCAATTTGGCTAATCCAAAATCACCTGTAGACATAAATCTCATAAAGAATAAGAAAAATGTAGGCTTCTAACAtaagataaatactaaaaaagTCTGTTTAATTCTTCTTACCAAGTCTGATTTCATCGTCTTTGGTAAGGAAAATGTTAGAGCACTGGAGCAAACCAAATCAAACTGTTAATTCTAATGTGATGATCATGACAAcataaacaacaacaataactacGTCTCAGTTCCAAAAAAGTTGGGACGAACAATATAGGTaccaaaatttacaaaaaaaaaataatcataataaaattCATACTTTGAGATCTCTGTGAAGAACACGATTGGAGTGAAGGTAATCAAGAGCCAGCAACAACTGAGTCAACCATTTGCAAAGTTTCTATGGGAAGAACAAAATAAGCGTGAGTTAATTAATTCAAGGGTTAATTTAAGTGTGATTAGTGAATTTTATCTATGGTAATAGTAGTGTCACAATTATTTTGTCatattaaaacaactaatttttaCCTACTATAATTGTAAAATCTCATTTTCAATTACCTCTTCAGGGAAAATGGTTCCTCTGGCTTTTCTAATAATTTCAGTCCTGAAAATAAGTACAATAAGATCTATCAAcaaaagaatataaagaaaaaaaaatattctaattTACAAAGCCATGTTTGGTAGACTTACATGTCTCCACCTTCACAGTAACTTGTCACAATGCAGACAAAAGAGTCCTAATTCATAACcaaaaaaattttaaaacttcATTAGTTTACTACAGGAAattaagtaggcgtttggacataaaaattgtaattttaaaaaaaaaaatagtatttggAGTTAAGTTGAAAATTAGTATTTGGAATTTGAGATTATATTTGGACatgcatttcacttgaaaaaatattgtAGTTTTGTGAGTGGGAAAAAATGTTTttctgaaaatttgaaaaaatggttttgaaaaattgattttcgaaaaatttccaaaacttgcaaAATTTAATGGATAAATAcatttttaagaaaaaattaTTGACAAACGAGGCCTAAATTTACTGAAACATTCACAATGTTTATTAATTGTGTACCTTCTCTACCCATGCATCCTTGTATTCTACAATGTAAGGGTTATCAAGCTTGGCTATCAAATTCATCTGCAAAATTAAACTTAAAGGTCAGATAAGAATAATTACTTGCTCTATTAGATAATTGTTTATAGAAAGACTTGCATGTGTAGAAGAATTTACTTTATAATATACTATGTATTAAAAAGATTGTAGCCTAAGGGATCATGTGGATAGGAACAAGTTATCCCGGATAATAATACGGGAATTAAATAATAACGAGATTATTTAGTGGGTGTATTTTTATTGGGAGATCATTAGTTCATGGGACTAAAAATGGGATATACGGGGTATAATATAAAACATGTGTTTGGTGTATACTAGATAAGATAAACGTTTATTTTCAACTTTAACCTTGAATTTTTTAAAGGACTTTAGGGGAAGAGTCTTGAAAAAGGGTATCTTTGTCGTCATAGTGTTTTATCCTGGAATTAAGTAATCCCCAGATTATTATCTCATCCTCGATGTAGGATAGAATAATACTACAATTGAAATATAAATTAATCCAGATTACTAATTTCGGTTTCAAAAATTCAACCAAATGCGAGATAAAATAATCCTGCATCTAATCCCAAGATTATTATCCCTTGCCTTACTAACCAAACGAGTGCTAAGGTTCTTGTGATGGTCTTTCCATCTTGTCTTTGACCATACTGGAAAAgaggtattatcacttttagcccgtaCTAGAAATTATTTATATTAGATAATTGAaaaattgtataaaatttgtatataacatacaaaaattttatatatatacttcaACTATTATTTTAAAAGCGGATTTACAGAGTCATTTCTCCGTTAGAAAATAAGTGCAAGGACATGGACATTTCTCATTTAATAACATTGAAAGCTATGGCAGAAAGAATAATTACTTGACAGTAAGGAAAAGAAGTTGGAAGTTATTTCTGACATTTATAACCTCTACCAAACATTTTAcatcttaattttttttatttctcattGTTTGTTTTTATATATTTGACAGAGGTTGTTACACCAGAATGCATTTGGTCAAAGTAGGTCAAGTTAGGTGTGCCAAAATATGAAACATTCCTTGGTAGCAATAATAGGAAAGTTAATTTACCACAGCCATCTACCACTTTTGTGCGAGGAAGAAGAAAGTGAACCATGTTTAAGCTGTAACTTATGCAGGAATTTTCGTTAGCGATGTTAGaagtaaacaaataaataaactaTTATAATAATAAGcggtattattttttatatttatacctactattttaattttatttttacttataCATACAAAGTACGAAAAAGTTTCGACGAAGCGGTGTCAAACAAAGTGCC
The Nicotiana sylvestris chromosome 11, ASM39365v2, whole genome shotgun sequence DNA segment above includes these coding regions:
- the LOC104221439 gene encoding serine/threonine-protein kinase Nek6, which translates into the protein MEVRNNNEVEYSKMEDYEVIEQIGRGAFGAAFLVHHKFEKRKYVMKKIRLAKQTEKFKRTAHQEMNLIAKLDNPYIVEYKDAWVEKDSFVCIVTSYCEGGDMTEIIRKARGTIFPEEKLCKWLTQLLLALDYLHSNRVLHRDLKCSNIFLTKDDEIRLGDFGLAKLLNKDDLASSIVGTPTYMCPELLADIPYGYKSDIWSLGCCMFEIAAHMPAFRAPDMTGLINKINRSTVSPLPTMYSSTLKRLIKSMLRKSPEHRPTAAELLRHPHLQPYLAKCRNLPPAFVSVVSDKEAKHTNESISKPTLRKDQRLPKEIRQAKKQDKIVAVEELHELKGEAPNTCKIKKINLQSKKVENPENERRQSISVKKSGSTNSRSSTRSTLTDQHEGDTKEFVAEVYNTTEGNAGTDQEKHKPTDHRPIEGKKDAKSQPEEQNKCTLKKPGIPKPYNEVAAKAIDHLSTNRDAEKHDGHKRVASETSVMATLNLLQGKNNVGISMSNERAEALESLLEFCAELLKHDKIEELAGVLKPFGEEAVSSRETAIWLTKGLMNLQNQGEETESA